In Capsicum annuum cultivar UCD-10X-F1 chromosome 8, UCD10Xv1.1, whole genome shotgun sequence, the genomic window ACCTAGTACAAGGGCTCACTGAGCCATTTTGCTTATTTTACAAGTCGTCATTTAATCGGGTATGAAATTtaggaaataaatgataattttataaagtttacaaaattattttttttaaaatttactttataattatttttttataaagtggaattcactaaaactaaaaaagaatTGATGTTATtaaataattactaatttttgAAACCGACCAAAATGAAAATTACTACTCAAAATATCCAAGCAAAAAATCTTTGTGATTCGTGACATTGTCCGATTAACCTCACCAAAATTCTCGTATAGCCGTCGTTATATGCATTCCGAGCGGCGGGTAGAGCACAATCTCCGGCgaccaaaatataaattgttAGACAATGAAGTCAATATCTCCATTGGTTTCAGTTTCCACTGCCAAGTTCCCAATTTCCAACTTTACTACTACTATTTCCTGTACAATTTCATCTCTCAATTTTGCAGCTCCTCCAAAGAAAACCTCTTCTAAATTAGCTAAAACACTCTCTGCAACTCCTATATTAGACCCCATAACTGCGCCAACAGCTACTGCCGCTTCCACCTCTCCCAAAAAGGTGTCCTTTTCTTTCTGttcactcttttctttttttgggggtTTTATTCATTTGCTTGGTAAGTAGGAAGGGTAGACTTGacgtaactggtaaagttgttgtcatgtgataaTAAGGAAGTCACGGATTCGAGCAGTGGACATAGTAAGGATaggtacaatagacccttgtggtgcGACCCTTCATGGGTTAAAACTGAAGAGGAaagttttgtttgattttatggTAAAAGGGATGTatcaaatttggatgaaatttgacaaATTAGTTACCAGTGTAGGAATGAAATAGGCCGCAATGAAGTTGGAATATTTTGAAGATTGATAAATTACTCGCTATTTTGGGAGTGAAAGGGGTCTCAAGTATAGCACTGATGTTACATACGAGTAGTTAGTATTGGAACTTATTTTTAGGTTAATTTTGGCCAAATTAGTTAATGACTAATGGTTTCAAACTGATTGTTTTTATGTAAATCATATATAGAAAAGCGATAGGAACTAGAATAAATAGTCCAATAGCTATAAATGTAAGAATACTAGTTGATTGTTTGACTTTTGATAGTGAGAATGGGTATTTCTCAAACTATAGAGCTTCACTGAGCTTtgccttttcttttctcttttgagGTGCTTATAGGTTCTTGTGCCAATTGGGTTTGGCACTGAAGAAATGGAAGCTGTAATATTGGCTGATGTTCTGCGCCGGGCTGGTGCAGAGGTAACAGTGGCATCAGTAGAGCAGCAGTTGGAGGTTCAAGCGTCTGGAGGCACTAGACTAGTTGCTGATGCTTTCATCTCTGCTTGTTCTGCTGAAACATTTGATCTTGTTGCATTGCCGGTTAGTGTGAGATTTCcttagtgtttttttttaaaaaaaaattggtaatgTTGTATTCCTCAGCATTAAGGATATTGTGGAGACCTCCAAAAAGGGATCACGGTGTTGTATATGTCATTTGATCTTTTTAACGAAATATTCACCATGAATATCTGCCTGTTACAAGCTGTGAAGGTTTATGTGAAATGCATTTTCTGAAAGTCAGTATACTGACTTGCTGCTTCTTTTACTACACATATCCTTTCTCCACTCTGATATTTCTTTTACTTGGTGACTTCAAGAATTACCACGATGCAAAGCAAATCAGAGATGCCATGTTTAGCTCAGATGCGTGTGGAAAGCACACAGTTGGTTATAGCTAAGTAGTGTGTTTAAAGAGTATAGATTTCATGGTAGTAATGGTCCTTCCCCATCTAGTGAAATGAAACTTGAGTTAGTTAAGGCTGCTTTGTTACAATTAATGTATTAGATTGGAACTGATTCAACTGTGAAAGAAGTGTCAGCACAGGGATACACCTTTTCAATGATTAATAGGCTCCACACTGTTCTATTGATGCATTAGTGTCCTCGTAGAGGTTTTTCTTGCTCTACAGACTTTAGTATTTTGTATCTCTAATATAACTTCAGGCTTTGATGATTTAGCTTCCGCTCCCTCCATCACGGTTTTATGACTTTATCCATGTGTCAATTTCATGGGTGGAAATTAGTAGTAACTGatttatagatttgatttagGGAGGAATGCCCGGTTCTGCTCGTTTAAGAGACTGTGAAATCCTCCAGAAGATCACAAGCAGGCAAGTTGAGGAGAAGAGACTTTATGGTGCCATATGTGCTGCTCCAGCAGTCACTCTTTTGCCTTGGGGTCTTCTTAAGAGGAAACAGGTGACTATTGCATTTAATTTATTGAGTTTGCTTTTCTCGCAGTGTCTATGTTCCTAGTTTGGTTAATTGATGCAGTGTCTGTCAAGACCACTTGTCATCCTGCGTTTATAGATAAAATTCCTTCCTTCCGGGCGGTGAAAACTAGTACGCAAGTCTCTGGAGAGCTAACAACAAGTCGTGGTCCTGGCACTTCATTTGAGTTTGCCATATGTTTAGTGGAGCAGCTTTTTGGCGAGCCTGTTGCCAGAGAAATTGGAGAACTATTGGTGAGTGAATGACGTTATTCTTAAATTCTTAACATACTTCCTCTTCACATAGAATTTGTTTTTTAATCTTAATGCTGAGCTGACTGGTAACTGGATCATTCATGGGTTGTTATTTAGTTTGTATTGGGTTGAGATACTGAAACCAATTCGATCATAAACTATTGCTGGTTAGGTTCTAAAGACATGTTTAACTAAGAGATGCAACTTATTTGTGGTTTCTCCATTGCTTCCagcattgactttttttaaaaaaaataaaaataagtagatGTGTTTCGATTTATAAACATGGCCAAAATTGCCGTATACAAGGGGTATAtcaaaaagtaaataatccaCAAATCATGATCCTCTACAAACTCTGCTCAATTATCTATACAACAGGGAACTTTCTGTTTCCACCAAAAGAAGATAAGGGATCAAAGAGTAAGACTACTCCTCAACTAAGAGAAACTCGATTCTACTCCTTCAAAGAACTTCCGACATTGACTTTAGAGGTGGCAAATGGAGTTCTTTTCTACTTTAGGATCAATTATGAAGAGAGTGTAAGAGAAAGTTGTTCCTTGACCTGGTTTATAAGTTCAATCGAACAGGATACAACTAAAATTCAGATGGCTTGTGCACAACTTGCAATTATGAAAAACCTTTCGTGAACACCTCATTTTTAATTTGCCTTCGATTTATTTGTATCTGACTTGCATCTGTTATCTGATTGGGTTGTTTATTATACTTAGATTGTGCTCATGGAACTTCTGTACACTTGTGTAGTTAATGAATCCTGCAGATGATGATCCAAAGAGACAAGAATTCAATGAAGTTGGATGGTCTCTTGATCACACCCCCCAAGTAAGTCTTCGTTGTTTTTGCTTCATGCTGGAACTTAAATTGTAATTACAGAACTAATTTCAGTAACAATGTAATCACCTCTATGAGCTCTTTATCTCGTGGCATAATGTCAAAGGCACTGTTAAAGGGTCTTAATTATGAATGTGCATTTTCCTTATTCGGTGCTTATCCATTCAGCATTCTGGCATAACTATGATGCAAATACATGTTTTTCTGACAATCCTCCTTTCAAGTAATGCTGTGCTAAAAACACATCGGTGTCAGTGGGCATCTTCCGTTGTTATGAGAAAAGGATATGGTTTCCccatttcaaaaaaagaaaaggatatggtttctttattcttttcttccCACCTTCTGCTGTCAATTTTTTCATGTTGACTTGCAGCTTTAATGCTGGTACTGCTCCAGTTACTACCTTGTAGAGAGAATATGTCTACTGTCTAGCAAGTAATGTGGTTAATGTGAAATTTGTTTTTGACATTGCGCAAGGTTTGTTGCGAATGTCATCAACATTAGGGGACATACTCTTTGCACATGGAATTTgttcttgttatatgatttaggAACAATTACACACAGGTGCTTGTCTTACTCGACGAGAGATTGGACTTGTGTCCTGGGATTAGTAATATTTGTGTGTAAAGAATTTATTGTTGAGACATGTCAATGTTCTCCGTCTTCACAACTTTGTAGGTTCTCATTCCAATAGCCAACGGGTCTGAAGAAATTGAAGTTGTTACCTTGATAGACGTTCTAAGACGATCAAAGGTGAATGTTGTTGTGGCTTCCGTGGAAAAATCAGCACGGGTCTTGGCATCAAGTGGAACAAAAATTGTTGCAGACAAGTTGATCAGTGCTATTTCTGACTCCATATATGACTTGATTATCCTCCCGGTGAGGCTCAATCTTCTCATTTAATTTTAATGAGCATTTCCACTGGTTCTACAAAAGTTTTAGGCAGGCGAATAAATAACCCCTATTGTGATAGAACTGTACCTACTACCAACTCATATATGAGAATGAATATCATAGGTCCTTCCACTTGCTTCGATGATTAATTGGTTCTAATTCCTTAGGGAGGAACTGCTGGGGCTGAACGGCTGCACAAGTCAAAAGTTCTGAAGAAGTTGCTTAAGGAACAAGAATCAGCTGGAAGAATATTTGGTGCAATCTGCTCTTCACCTGCAGTCTTGCAGAAACAGGGGTTAATAAAGGTAGGAGATTACCCATTTGAACGTCTTAATTTCGAGAAAAGAAGTTCATTTTACACTTCTTCCTTAAGCAGGACAAGAAAACCACTGCACATCCTGCTGTTATAGACAAGCTCAAAGACGGGGTAAATGATGCTCAAGTAGTTATTGATGGTAAACTTATCACAAGCCAGGGACTTTCTACAGCCACACAGTTTGCATTGGCTATTGTGACCAAGCTTTTTGGGCATGCAAGGGCAAGGAGCGTAGCAGAAGGTCTTGTCTATCAATACCCTAGGAGCTAGAATTGCCAGTCCTGAAACCTTCGGATTGCCCAAGTATGTTAAGGTGGCGGCTCAAATTG contains:
- the LOC107840273 gene encoding protein DJ-1 homolog C isoform X1, which codes for MKSISPLVSVSTAKFPISNFTTTISCTISSLNFAAPPKKTSSKLAKTLSATPILDPITAPTATAASTSPKKVLVPIGFGTEEMEAVILADVLRRAGAEVTVASVEQQLEVQASGGTRLVADAFISACSAETFDLVALPGGMPGSARLRDCEILQKITSRQVEEKRLYGAICAAPAVTLLPWGLLKRKQTTCHPAFIDKIPSFRAVKTSTQVSGELTTSRGPGTSFEFAICLVEQLFGEPVAREIGELLLMNPADDDPKRQEFNEVGWSLDHTPQVLIPIANGSEEIEVVTLIDVLRRSKVNVVVASVEKSARVLASSGTKIVADKLISAISDSIYDLIILPGGTAGAERLHKSKVLKKLLKEQESAGRIFGAICSSPAVLQKQGLIKDKKTTAHPAVIDKLKDGVNDAQVVIDGKLITSQGLSTATQFALAIVTKLFGHARARSVAEGLVYQYPRS
- the LOC107840273 gene encoding protein DJ-1 homolog C isoform X2; the encoded protein is MPGSARLRDCEILQKITSRQVEEKRLYGAICAAPAVTLLPWGLLKRKQTTCHPAFIDKIPSFRAVKTSTQVSGELTTSRGPGTSFEFAICLVEQLFGEPVAREIGELLLMNPADDDPKRQEFNEVGWSLDHTPQVLIPIANGSEEIEVVTLIDVLRRSKVNVVVASVEKSARVLASSGTKIVADKLISAISDSIYDLIILPGGTAGAERLHKSKVLKKLLKEQESAGRIFGAICSSPAVLQKQGLIKDKKTTAHPAVIDKLKDGVNDAQVVIDGKLITSQGLSTATQFALAIVTKLFGHARARSVAEGLVYQYPRS